The genomic stretch ACTGACGACAGTGACTCGGCGGTTATCTCGGCAAACTCGAACACAGGTTTAGAGAAAGACAGTGGGGGGAGACATAGGGAAGATAGAGAGTCTGGATAGGGAATATCAGAGGTTGAGACGGCGGAATGAAACTGATTAAGGCTAtcgggagaaaaaaaggaaaaggaggAAGATCCCCTAGCTTTAGTGGGACCAAGAGACGACAGCTCCCTCCAAATTCCAGAGGGATCAGAGATCGACGAGATGCGGGAGcagtagaaattatttttagcgatacGTAATTCACTACAAAGGGCATTGCGATATTGACGGTAGACGGCCATCGACAGCAAATCACCCGTACGCCTAGCTCGATTATAAAGCGAATTTCTGTGCTTAATTTTAGATCGTAGTAAATCGGTTAGCCATGGCACCATCTTTCGGATTGTGGTCCATTGCTTCAGCGGAGCATGAGTATCAAAAGCCTGAGCGATGGCAAACGAAACACCACGGACCATATTGTCAAAGTGATCAGGTGAGGAAAGAGTAGAGAAGGACGGAGAATTTAATCGGGACAGAGAAGATGACAGCGATGCCAGATATTCTGTCACCACAAAGTGTTTAAGATCTCTGCGGGCAATCGTGTGGGCTGGGCGAGGATCGGGTTGAAAATTGTACGTGAGCTCGAGCAAATCGTGACCCGCATGAAAGGAGCCGAggatttattgaaagaaagaaCCTTAGAGGAAGAATCGACTAGGAAAAGATCGAGTAGAGAGTTAGAGGTACTTGTGTGAAAGGTCGCTCCAGCCTCAACAATATGAAGAGCATGCGAGCTGGCAAATTCACGAAGTGAGtttgattcaaaattattctgtAGTAGATTGCAGTTGAAGTCGCCAGTTATGATGATGTTTTGATAGTTTATGGCAATAGAAGAGAATATGTCCgcaaaattatgaaataaaaagccTTTTGGGCGTCGATATATTGTAGCAAACAAAACTGAGCGGTCCTGGGCATTGCGAGTCTCAAAGATCAGATATTCCGGAGCATTGGAGAAATCAGGCGTAGAGAGCGCCAATAATTTAAAGCGTAACGATTTCTGAATGTAGCAGGCAACCCCACCACCCCTCTTGCCAACTCGATCATTGCGTAAGAGAAAATAGTCTGGCAATTGTACGAGATCGTCTGAAATATTGTCATGAAGCCACGTTTCCGATACTGAGATGATATGATAAAAGTTAAGAGCAACATGCGCAGTAAAGAACGGAAAATGGCCAAGGAGCGAATTAGCATTAAAGGACGCGACCTTGAGAGGTGACATAGATGGTTGCATTATAACATTGGGCAAAATCAGCTTAGAACGTCGTGGTAGTCAGGCAAGTCGATTAAGATCCGACTCGGACTGGAGAATTATAATCTCAGGACAGCCTTCTCTCCGAACCTTGACAACACCCCGATTAGCCCAAACATAGCTTAGGTTGAGTTCACGAGCTCTAGATTTAGCTAACAGTAAGAGCTTATGGATATTAGATGGAAGCAATTCATTAATATAGATACGGTCATCACGGTTCAGAGAGAAGATGTCACGGACGGTAAAGACCCTTCTAGCTGACACTTTTTCGAGGACGAAGTTGCGAGTGGCCGATGATTTCAGGCGAACCACCAGCGATCTCTTGGACACAGCGCTCGAAGTGGAATCACGAACGTGAGGATCGTTGGGCTGGCCCGTTTTCGGTTTCATAACGCGTGAATCCAGAACGTCGCCTAAGAGCCGAGAAACGCCCAGAAAGGAGAAGATAGCACTCACAATCTCAGAGTCGGATAGAGAGAGCTCCAATGGTAGACCGCGAACAACAAATTCCGTTGTCAAAGATAAAGCTGGTGCAGCAGATGACCGAGACAAGGATGAAGTTGAGGCAATGAAGGAGGCCATCTCCTGTTTGATTGCGTTGTTCGACGTGTCGTTGTTTTATCGAAGTGATCTCCTCAGCCGACTCGAGAGTTTGGCATTCAATACCCGCAACTCTCGACAAGATATTACTCTGACCAGCAGACAAGCCAGCAACATCCTCACGAATGGTGGACATTGTTTGAACAACTCCGGCCACCGTGCCTTGAATATCCTCATACTGCTGCATCATGTCGACTTTCAAGGTCTCAATTTTTTGCTCAAGTTTAGCATCGAAGGCAATTGTAAGGTCAATTTTAagtttatcgatttttttatcgagtTTGGAGTCAAGGGCCACAGCATTAGCCTGTAGCTGGCACATCACATCGTCGATCGTAAAGCGACGTGCAGCAGTAGACCATATATGTAATACTCCTATATGGACAGTTTATATGGGAGAAAACGTCTTACCATTACGGTGCtgacaatatttattttctctctcgtcCATCATCCCTTGATCATGCTGCGCATGCTTGTGAATTCTCTAAAATATCAGTAGTGGGGAAAGAATTGAGGGGAATAATATTGTGGTTAGAATTGTGTTTacaaatgtatttattattataattcagaaaaaaaattctgaactttcaaaaatttgtgtttttaatttattaatgttttattttcaacaaccaattattaaaaaatggtgAAGTTGTGTTATTTATGTAATAGAAAAGCATCAAGAGCTGACAATATTTCATTGCATCAGTAAGTgcaaattatttctaatttttttaattaacaacttctttatattcaaaataatatttaagtTTTGACAATTATAGATTTCCTAAAAATTTGGAGATTCGTATGAAGTGGCTAAATGCTTGTGGATTAACTATAAATGATGATGTAAGGAGAACGTGCATATGTTCCAGACATTTCAAAACTGATGATGTTTGTCAATCAAATGTTTTTGGAGCTGTTAAATCTTCTATAAAACGTAATGCAGTTCCTACACTTTATCTTACAAACCCACTCAGTCTTGATACGATTAATAAATCACCGCCAAACACACCATTGTCGGAACTATTTGAGGACAATGGAGTCTCGAATCAATcctcgtcatttttttctgacaATAATATTGTCGACGACAATAATGTActtaatattttggaaaaaagtaaggaaataatatttatgtaaaaaactaaaaagatagtacgaataaaatatttatttattatttttactattttttagGTTCAGATAAATATTTGGAACCAGACagtatcgaatttcaaacgtCAAATAATAGCAGTCTTAATTTCGGTAAGGCTATTATAAGCATTTTATTAAaagttaattttaaaaaattgttaaatattttaattttagatGACTCCTATAAACAATCTGATTCAAATGAATTTATGGAAAATGCAATCACAAATTCTGACAACGATGACAAAAATACTGGTAAGGATAGAGATTTatgttatttaattatttctccgagaaattttatactgttttatatttgttttaagTTCCAGACGAAAATACTTCTCCAAGTCAATGTCGAAAGCGTAGATTTTTCGAGCCCCGTCATGTGAGTGAAATATCGGAATTAGATTTTGCAACACCCAAAAGGGCTAACAGAACCATttctttgataaaaaatactgatcagaaaagaagagaaaaaataagacaGCTACAGAGGCAAACAAGGaatcttgaaagaaaaattaaatctttGAAAGATTTAGTAAATCATCTTAAGGAGAACCGTATGTTAACTGATGAAAGTGGTGATGCTCTGATGGTATAGTATATTCTAACtaatataaattgtataaatataaaattgtatatattttacacaaatGTTATCGACGacgaattttattcataatattgtttattgatatttacaTGATAGTGTGTTTATTATCTAAGATTTGAAacaattgtatatatattttcttttaactttTATTGACGGGTTTcggtacaatattttcattaacatTAATTAATTCACTTATCAATAATTACACGtgacgtgttttttttttttttcatttttaaatggaaagatcgcaaaatgaaaaaaaatctcaaagtTTTTCTTCGGTCATATACTTCATAATATTTCTTTCTACGTAGAGTATGATTTCAGAAGATATAACAAGTATAACAAGTATGAAAGTTAAAGATGGAAGAGGATACACACCGCAAGTTCGTTCTTTTGCATTatctttacatttttattcgccCAAGGCTTACAAATACgttcgagaaaaattcaataaacatTTACCATCTGTGTCAACTATAAAATCGTGGTACAGAGTAGTGGATAGCTCACCTGGGTTTACAGATGAATCGTTTAAAGCTATTGAATTGCGATGTAAAGAGAAGAGTGGCATAGTTAATTTGGTTCTGGATGAAATGTcaataaaagaagaaataatttatgacaaaaaagaatttcacgGAGGTATAAACTTCGGGACAATACAAAATACAGACTCCGCTTACTCTGATAACGACAATCCGA from Neodiprion virginianus isolate iyNeoVirg1 chromosome 3, iyNeoVirg1.1, whole genome shotgun sequence encodes the following:
- the LOC124299593 gene encoding uncharacterized protein LOC124299593 produces the protein MVKLCYLCNRKASRADNISLHQFPKNLEIRMKWLNACGLTINDDVRRTCICSRHFKTDDVCQSNVFGAVKSSIKHDSYKQSDSNEFMENAITNSDNDDKNTDENTSPSQCRKRRFFEPRHVSEISELDFATPKRANRTISLIKNTDQKRREKIRQLQRQTRNLERKIKSLKDLVNHLKENRMLTDESGDALMV